The Echinimonas agarilytica genomic sequence AAACTTTTAGTTCGTTATACCGAATCTCAAGTTTATCAAGGCGTTGTAGAAAACCTAGCTTGTGAACAGGCTGCACGTATGGTGGCGATGAAAGCCGCGACCGACAATGCGGGCAACCTGATTGACGATTTAACCTTGGTATACAACAAAGCCCGTCAGGCGAGTATTACCCAAGAGTTGACGGAAATCGTCTCAGGTGCATCTGCCGTTTAGGTAGGGAATCAAACGAGATTCAGAGGATAAACAATGAGTAACGGTAAAATTGTCCAGATTATCGGCGCCGTAGTCGATGTGGAGTTTCCGCAAGATTCTGTACCTAAGGTATACGATGCGCTGACTGTACAAGATAAAGGTCTGGTTCTGGAAGTTCAGCAGCAACTTGGTGGTGGCGTTGTACGTGCCATTGCGATGGGTGCTTCTGAAGGTCTTCGCCGTGGCGAAGAAGTTTCCAATACTGGCGAAGGCATCCAAGTACCAGTAGGTACTGCGACCCTTGGCCGTATTATGAACGTATTAGGCGAGCCAATTGATGAAGTTGGCCCAATCGGTGAAGAAGAGCGTTATGTTATTCACCGTGCTGCGCCAAGCTACGAAGAGCAATCAAACTCTACTGACTTACTAGAAACAGGTATCAAGGTTATTGACCTTGTATGTCCGTTCGCAAAAGGCGGTAAAGTTGGACTGTTCGGTGGTGCGGGTGTTGGTAAAACCGTCAACATGATGGAATTGATTAACAACATCGCATTACAACACTCTGGTTTGTCAGTATTCGCAGGTGTGGGTGAGCGTACTCGTGAGGGTAACGATTTCTACCACGAAATGCAGGAAGCTGGCGTTGTAAACGTAGAGAATCCAGCCGAATCTAAGGTTGCGATGGTATACGGTCAGATGAACGAGCCACCGGGTAACCGTTTGCGCGTTGCATTGACCGGCTTGACCATGGCGGAGAAATTCCGTGATGAAGGTCGTGACGTATTGTTCTTCGTGGACAACATCTATCGTTACACCTTGGCGGGTACAGAAGTATCTGCACTGTTGGGTCGTATGCCTTCTGCGGTAGGTTATCAGCCTACACTTGCTGAAGAAATGGGTGCTTTGCAGGAACGTATTACATCAACGAAGACAGGTTCTATTACCTCGATTCAAGCGGTATACGTACCAGCGGATGACTTGACCGATCCATCACCAGCAACAACCTTTGCTCACTTGGACGCAACGGTTGTTTTGAGCCGTGATATTGCGTCTTTGGGTATTTACCCTGCGATTGACCCTCTCGATTCAACATCACGTCAGTTGGATCCATTGGTCATCGGCCAAGAGCATTACGAAACTGCTCGTGCTGTTCAATCAGTGCTTCAACGCTACAAAGAGTTGAAAGATATTATTGCGATTTTGGGTATGGACGAATTGTCTGAAGAAGACAAATTGACCGTTGCTCGTGCTCGTAAAATCTCTCGCTTCTTGTCACAACCTTTCTTCGTTGCAGAAGTCTTCACTGGTTCGCCAGGTAAGTACGTTTCTTTGAAAGAAACAATCCGCGGCTTTAAAGGCATTTTGGCGGGTGAGTATGATCACCTTCCAGAGCAAGCCTTCTACATGGTTGGCGGTATTGACGAAGCGGTTGAAAAAGCGCAGAACGTTTAAGTCTTTTTAGACTCTAGGAGCTAGCTATGGCAATGACGGTTCATCTTGATGTGGTAAGTGCAGAAGGCGAGATCTTCGACGGCCGCGTAGAGAGCCTACAAGTTGCGGGTACAGAAGGTGAGTTGGGTATTACACCTGGCCATGCACCTCTGTTAACGCAATTGAAGCCTGGCATGGTGCGTATCGTCAAGCAACACGGTGAAGAAGAGGTTTTATACCTTTCTGGCGGTGTGCTTGAAGTTCAGCCGAGTCAAGTCACTGTGCTTGCGGATACAGCTATCCGCGCCAATGATATCGACAAAGCAGAAGCGCAAGAAGCCAAGCGTCGCGCAGAGCAGAAAATCGCGAGTGCTGGTGCTGATTTCGACTATGCATTAGCTGCGCAAGAGCTTTCAAAAGCAATTGCACAGTTGCAAGTTGTTGAGTACACCAAACAGCGTTTCGGTTAATCTGATGCACTGCTTCAAAAAAGGCGGCCTTTTGGTCGCCTTTTTTATGGCTGACATTTGCCTAACAAGGGCAATCAGTTAACATCCTTCTATAATGTAGAAATCAGCGAATCAAAAGGACAAGCTTCATGGCTTTGAGTGTTGTAATTCTTGCTGCGGGTAAAGGTACTCGTATGCGCTCTCGTCTTCCTAAAGTACTTCACACACTGGCACATCAAACGTTGGTTGAGCATGTAATTGATGCTGCCAGTGGTGTGGGTGCAGAACATATCCATGTGGTGTACGGCCACGGGGGCGACCAAGTCAAAGCCGCGCTTGCTCATCGTGAACTTGAGTGGGCAGAACAGGCTGAACAGTTAGGCACAGGTCACGCAGTGGATCAGGCTTTGCCTGCCATTGCAGACAACGACCAAGTCCTTGTATTGTACGGCGATGTGCCTCTGACCAGCACAGAAACACTCAAAGCTCTCATCGCTCAACAACCCGAAGGTGGCGTTGGGTTACTGACTGTTAACTTAGCGAACCCTATGGGCTATGGCCGCATCATTCGTGATCATCAAGACCAAGTGGTTGGCATTGTCGAACAGAAAGATGCCGCACCTGAACAACTCCTGATTAATGAATGCAATACCGGCATTTTGTGTGCAGGTGGAGCGGATTTAAAACGCTGGTTGTCGAACCTTGATAATAACAATGCTCAGGGCGAATATTACCTGACTGATATTATTGCTATGGCGGCAAATGAGGGGCGTAGCATTCAAGCCGCTCACCCGGCCACAGAGGCCGAGGTTGAAGGTGTGAATGACAAGGTTCAGCTGGCAAATCTCGAACGTGAATATCAGCGTCTACAGGCTGAATCGTTAATGCGAGCAGGTGCCCTTTTACGTGATCCCTCGCGTATTGACGTTAGAGGCTCACTCTCGGTGGGGCAAGACGTTGAAATTGACGTGAATGTGGTATTTCAGGGCGATGTAGTGCTTGCTGATGGCGTGACTGTTGGTCCCAATAGTGTGTTGATCGATTGTTCTGTGGGTGAAGACACGCTGATTCGCGCCAATAGCGTCATCGAGTCTGCAACTGTGGGGGCGAAATGTACCATTGGTCCATTTGCTCGATTACGTCCGGGCGCTGTTTTGGCGGATGATGCTCATGTGGGCAACTTCGTGGAAATGAAAAACTCTCGTCTTGGGGAGGGCTCCAAAGCTAATCATCTCACTTATATTGGGGATGCCGAAGTAGGCAAAGGCGTGAATATTGGCGCAGGTACTATCACCTGTAACTACGACGGTGCAAACAAGCACAAAACCATCATTGAAGATAACGTATTTGTTGGGTCGGATTCTCAGCTTGTGGCCCCGGTAACGATTGGTCAAGGCGCTACTGTGGGGGCTGGCTCAACCGTCACTGCGAATGTTGGTGAAGGTGAATTGGTCATTACACGCGTTAAACAACGCCATATTGCAGGCTGGAAACGTCCGGTGAAGCAGAACAAATAACGCTAAATCGACTTTTAGCTGAATATCTAAAATGGCTCCTTTCGGGGCCGTTTCTATTTAAAAAGCTAGATCCGTGTGTTGAACTTGATTGCGGCCACAGTGTTTGGCTTTATACAGTGCCTGATCGGCTTGTTTCAACAGCATCTCGGTCAGCTCATGACTGGGGATAGCATTGAACCGCTTAAGCTCGTCCAAGCTGATGAAGGTAGAGCCCACACTAATAGTCACAGGTGGGAGGTGCATAGACCGCTCTTCTTCAACCGTACGCCGATACCGCTGTGCGATGGGCGCAATATGGTGAAATTTCGAGTTGGGTAACAACACCACGAATTCTTCACCGCCTAAACGAGCGACCATGTCCAAGCCACGAGTGTTGAGTTTCAGCAAATCAGAGATATGAACTAATACTTTGTCACCCGTATCATGGCCATGTAAGTCATTCACGCTTTTGAAGTGGTCGATATCAATCATGAGCATACCAATACCGCCGTCCATTAGTTTTGATGCAGCTATCACGCTGTTCATTTCATGGAAGAATGAACGTCGGTTCGGTAGTCCAGTCAATTTATCTGTATTTGCTTCTTGTCTTAACCTATGTGCTGTTTTTTGCAGCATTTCGTTGCGTGTTTCGAGACGTTGTTGGATATTTTTGAACTCACTAATATCTTGAATGACACCAAATAAGGTAGCCGGTTGACCGGCTGAATTGATCTCTACGTGCCCTTTGCATCGCACGTGCCGAACGTTTTGAGATCGACGACCGGAAACAATGCGTAATTCAAATTCAAAACTGCCGCACTCGGCAATTGCAGCATCCACATAGTGACGCACTTTATGTTGGTCATCGGGGTGGTAATAGGCGACTGCATTGTCGAGTGTGGGTTCGAACGTGGTGGGGTCAACACCATGAATTTTATATACTTCTAATGACCAAAATACGGTGTTTTCGAGTAAGTTCATGCTCCAGTAACCAATGCCGGCCATCTGCTCTGCCATTTCGAGCATGTGTAGTCGCTCGCGTGATTGAGATTCGGCTTGATCACGAATAGTGATATCGCGAATTAATCCCACGAAAACTGTATTGTCTTCATGCGTATGTCGGCTAACCGCCAGTTCTATGGGAAATAACTGACCATTTTGA encodes the following:
- the atpD gene encoding F0F1 ATP synthase subunit beta; protein product: MSNGKIVQIIGAVVDVEFPQDSVPKVYDALTVQDKGLVLEVQQQLGGGVVRAIAMGASEGLRRGEEVSNTGEGIQVPVGTATLGRIMNVLGEPIDEVGPIGEEERYVIHRAAPSYEEQSNSTDLLETGIKVIDLVCPFAKGGKVGLFGGAGVGKTVNMMELINNIALQHSGLSVFAGVGERTREGNDFYHEMQEAGVVNVENPAESKVAMVYGQMNEPPGNRLRVALTGLTMAEKFRDEGRDVLFFVDNIYRYTLAGTEVSALLGRMPSAVGYQPTLAEEMGALQERITSTKTGSITSIQAVYVPADDLTDPSPATTFAHLDATVVLSRDIASLGIYPAIDPLDSTSRQLDPLVIGQEHYETARAVQSVLQRYKELKDIIAILGMDELSEEDKLTVARARKISRFLSQPFFVAEVFTGSPGKYVSLKETIRGFKGILAGEYDHLPEQAFYMVGGIDEAVEKAQNV
- a CDS encoding F0F1 ATP synthase subunit epsilon, whose amino-acid sequence is MAMTVHLDVVSAEGEIFDGRVESLQVAGTEGELGITPGHAPLLTQLKPGMVRIVKQHGEEEVLYLSGGVLEVQPSQVTVLADTAIRANDIDKAEAQEAKRRAEQKIASAGADFDYALAAQELSKAIAQLQVVEYTKQRFG
- the glmU gene encoding bifunctional UDP-N-acetylglucosamine diphosphorylase/glucosamine-1-phosphate N-acetyltransferase GlmU, producing MALSVVILAAGKGTRMRSRLPKVLHTLAHQTLVEHVIDAASGVGAEHIHVVYGHGGDQVKAALAHRELEWAEQAEQLGTGHAVDQALPAIADNDQVLVLYGDVPLTSTETLKALIAQQPEGGVGLLTVNLANPMGYGRIIRDHQDQVVGIVEQKDAAPEQLLINECNTGILCAGGADLKRWLSNLDNNNAQGEYYLTDIIAMAANEGRSIQAAHPATEAEVEGVNDKVQLANLEREYQRLQAESLMRAGALLRDPSRIDVRGSLSVGQDVEIDVNVVFQGDVVLADGVTVGPNSVLIDCSVGEDTLIRANSVIESATVGAKCTIGPFARLRPGAVLADDAHVGNFVEMKNSRLGEGSKANHLTYIGDAEVGKGVNIGAGTITCNYDGANKHKTIIEDNVFVGSDSQLVAPVTIGQGATVGAGSTVTANVGEGELVITRVKQRHIAGWKRPVKQNK
- a CDS encoding sensor domain-containing diguanylate cyclase; the encoded protein is MPTKEFDLKRHDDVFTHMSDCIIAIDSSSTIVFANNAAGRMFGYEPSDLVSKNIKQLMPLSIAEHHDQFVSGFGSRPSSIIGQQRQVMAKRQNGQLFPIELAVSRHTHEDNTVFVGLIRDITIRDQAESQSRERLHMLEMAEQMAGIGYWSMNLLENTVFWSLEVYKIHGVDPTTFEPTLDNAVAYYHPDDQHKVRHYVDAAIAECGSFEFELRIVSGRRSQNVRHVRCKGHVEINSAGQPATLFGVIQDISEFKNIQQRLETRNEMLQKTAHRLRQEANTDKLTGLPNRRSFFHEMNSVIAASKLMDGGIGMLMIDIDHFKSVNDLHGHDTGDKVLVHISDLLKLNTRGLDMVARLGGEEFVVLLPNSKFHHIAPIAQRYRRTVEEERSMHLPPVTISVGSTFISLDELKRFNAIPSHELTEMLLKQADQALYKAKHCGRNQVQHTDLAF